The Anas acuta chromosome Z, bAnaAcu1.1, whole genome shotgun sequence DNA window CTGCCATTAGAGGGCACTAAGCAACCCTGCATTCACGCTGCTCCGGcgagagaggagggagaggcggggcgggggggcgtGTGGGGGGAAGAGTGGCACCAATTTgggaaaaagattaaaaaggaTGTGGAGTCCCGGAGCTTCTGAAGTGCTCAAAATGCCCGGGCGCTGCTCAGGACGATGAtcataataataacaaaaaaaaaaaaaaaagaaagaaagaaatgcagcgAGGTCAATCATTTACCAGTCTGCTTCTTAATGCGTGTGACTGCAGGTGGTACCGGGGGACATTGTGATTCATGCCCACTTTCAAAGCGGGACCCGGGCCCGGGCTGAGGCACCCAAACAACTGTCTTCTAATATTAGCACGGCTGTATTTCTGGATCTATTATAGTCTGTCCAGACAGATCCCATTGTAATGGGATCTTTTATTAAAAGATTAGCACTATCTCCTGCAgttggtggaaaaaaatctgttatcgCTGAGTTATTTGCAgttgtggggagggggcgggcggtggggggggccggggggcgggcGCGGGaggagggctgcggggagggccGGCGGAGGGCGCGGGCGGCCGCGGCGCACCGGCCCCTGACCCGGCACTGTCCGGGCATTCCTGTCTGCATACTTCGCAGTCTGTTGTGCTTTGGTGGCTCAGAAAAGCGAAAGAATCGAAATTaaaaaggcagcttttgaaTAAACAATGCCATTTTCCGTTAAGTAATCGTTTTGTATAAAAGGAAATATCGCCTACTCAGTTTCATTCAACGGTGccaaaaaatgttataaatgagAGACCGCCAACTTTTCTAAGGGGAGAATAATGCCAGACTGTGCTTAATAAACTAGTGCCCTAGAAGTTCATTATCGATGTTGCAATCTTTTCTGATTCTGAAAGGAGACCGCCTACGTCGCCCCCATTCCCGTCTCGTCCTCCCGGGCTCCCAGTGAAAAAGGCTGTCACTTGGGCAGAGCCCTAGGTATTAAACTTTTATTCGGTtccttgctgttgttttttttttcctctttatttttttttttctggtccgGGGTTGGTCGCTTGGTTGGCCGGGGCTTTTTTTCGGGGGCCGAGCCGTGTGTGCGCGCCGCTgcgggcaccgggggctgcgGAGCGCGGATGGGGAAGGCTGGGGAAAGCAGCGCGGCGGGGGGAAGCTCCGCGGAGCAGGGCGCGGAGCGGAGCCCCCTCGGGGGAGCAGCGCAGCCCCctggccccccagccccgctccctgcgCCGCGACCCCCGTGGGTCGCCAAAACCCCCCGGGTGCGCGGCGCGGGTCCCCAGGGCTTTGCGCTGCCTCCCGCGGGTGCGGAGTTTGCGCGGGTGCGCGCCCGGGGCGTGGGGGTGCGCGCCCGGGAGGGTGCGCGCccgtgtgtgtgcgtgcaccTAAAGCAGATAATTGGAGAGGGTTTCCAGAAGGTGGAAAATGTCACCTGATTCACACTGAACTTTTTAAATCTCCCCACCCCCgagcagacacacacacacattaggAGACCGCCCACCGCAGACAGCTAAGACCCCCGTATAGATTTAAAGAGAGACTGCATTCAGAGCCTGACGTTCATTCAATAGAGCGATCATAAGCAGGCTGGCTAGTGCTCGCTCCCTCTCCCTACTCCCCCTCACTCTGTTTCTGTGTCTCTCTCACTCCGTGCTACGCTGAGGATGTTAAATCAGAGGATCCACCCGGGCATGCTCTTACTCCTGATGTTTCTCTGCCACTTCATGGAAGACCACACAGCGCAGGGTAAGACCGGATTGTTTATTCGTAGATGccttttattgctgttgttgttgttattattactgtAATTTTCCGTCTTTCCGGGGCTGTTTAGTTCGCTGCGGTGTTAAACGCCTCTCTCCAAGGTCCAACAGGAAAGAAGTTAACTGTGGGCATGGGGCTGCTTTGTACCGAGGCACAGAGGTGTCATTTAGGTTGCTTTTTGATCGGATCTTCACCCCGCTCTTCACAGGCACAGAGGACAAATGAGGAtgtttcttgttatttttgttgttatgcAGCATGAATGAAGAGCAGCATCGTGGGGGAACTTTTCCTAGGCTCAGGTCCCGAATGAGTGCTTAAAGTTTGTTGGTAATTTAGCTCAGATTCTTATCTCGCCCGCCTGACAGAAGGAGAGGTGATGATGGGGAGCCCCACAATTACAGCTGACACTTTCAGAAACCAATAGTGGTCATTTTCCGGACATTCCTTTAATATTAGGATTTCCTCCTTacccccctccctctcctagtgagtgtgtgtgtatgtgagtAAATGTTAACGTGCTGTAAATTCTCCTGCGCTGAGGAGTATGCTTCAgtgagtttgctttttttttttttttcttctcgcGAACAAAACAGCCCCGAACCTGGTATTGACAACTCTTAAGAGCCCTCTTTCGACACAAGGGAATATTGATTTTTAGTTTGGGGGCTTTTTACCCCTTATCTTGACCGTGTGACACCCACAACCTGGATGTCTTACCGTTGCTTGTTttaccatttttcttccattttttttcccccacgcCCCTGAGCTAGAGCAGAAGTTAATCTAACGTAGGCAACTGTAAGAcgcaaaacttttttttttttttttttttttttttagggcgttgtttgttctgtgatttttggcaggggggtggggagggggacacgACACGACCCGTCCCCCCGCACCCCGCGACATCCCGGCTGGCCGATCCTGACCCCTCGCTCCGGTACGTTCCCATCGGAGTAAGGAGGCAGGATCGAGCCCTCGCTGGATGAGCACCAGAATCAATTGGTATTGAGTCGCTGGAGAAGTCACACTGGTTATTCACGAGAGGCTCATCCCAACCAAAACTCTCCAGCTAAAGTAGGGGGAGTTGCTTGGACTAATGTTCTTGGCATGACTCCACGAATAACAGGGatactagtaaaaaaaaaaaaaaaaaaaaaaaaaaaaaactctatcCGGTTTAAGGACAGTGTACTTTCCTCTGTAATGTTTGCCGGAGAGACGGCACCTCCAACTTTTCCAGTTGGATCGATTTTGAAAACTCCGTAGGGACCTCCTCCTCTGTGTGCCCTTGCGTTGTGTGTACtttgctcacttttttttttttttttgagctctgCTGACTTATTTTAGTAAAGGGAAGACGTTTGTTAACAGCAGCAGCGAAATGTGGAGATTTCGAAAGACTTCGCTAACAGCGAATGTTCCCAGTCCGTGCGGATTGCAAAATGGGCTGGGGCTGCAACTGCGTGCGGCACTAAAACAATGCTGCTGGGCAGCCGCCGTCaggaggagagggcagggggaggagggaggaattTGCAAGCGcgattttctttttattcccttttaaatGCACATCCTTTTCAAGCCTCTGTCACGTGCCGGCAGGGCTCCTTCTGCTCTACATATGGAATAAATACCTCGGAAAACTGCCTCGTCCTGTTTTGATCCggtctttttctttcagtcgcttttaattattattttattattattgttattagtagtattattattgttattatatttaACCGCGGTCCCAAGCGGGCCGGGGTAGCTGCAGGTTACGAAAGGGGGCAAATTAAAGCAGCCGCAGCGGCCAAAGTCGGGGGCGCCCGGGGCGCAGCACGCGTTGTGCCCCGGGGGTGGCGGTCACTGAAGGCGTgcgggtgtcccccccccttgtccccccgCAGCTGGGAACTGCTGGCTCCGGCAGGCGAGGAACGGCCGCTGCCAGGTCCTCTACAAGACCGACCTCAGCAAGGAGGAGTGCTGCAAGAGCGGCCGCCTGACAACCTCGTGGACGGAGGAGGATGTCAACGACAACACGCTCTTCAAATGGATGATTTTTAATGGGGGAGCCCCAAACTGCATCCCCTGCAAAGGTGAGGGGGGCCCTGCCAGGCACATAGGCCCGTGCAGTGGGTTGGGAGAGGCAGGGGGCTCCAGGAAAACCATGCTGCCCCAGGGGGACCCCCTTTTTCCTCGACCATGCAGAGGGGTTGAGGGGAGGGAGTCCCCCAGGTCCATATCCTTGCAGGCTGGGGGATTTCCCTTGCCTTCCTTTCCCCACGTGGGTGTGGGGGTGCGGGGAGGTGTGTTCACTGTGTGCCCCGGGGTCACAGCGTGTTTTCGTTCTCTGAGCGATTTTGGCACCAAGTCTGTCCCGCATGCTGGTTACTGAAGGGGTACCTCTTTCCTTCCGTCAGAAACGTGTGAGAATGTGGACTGTGGACCCgggaagaaatgtaaaatgaacaAGAAGAACAAACCTCGGTGTGTTTGTGCTCCGGATTGCTCTAATATCACTTGGAAGGGCCCCGTGTGTGGCTTAGATGGGAAAACCTACAGGAACGAGTGTGCCCTTCTCAAAGCCAGATGTAAAGAACAGCCCGAACTTGAAGTCCAGTATCAGGGCAAATGCAAAAGTAGGTTTGCAAATCTCATCTGATCTCCCTCAAATGCCAAAGGGTGTGTGTCTGAGTGTAGGGAGGAGGAGCTGACGTACTTCCCCAGTGTAACCAGAGTGATGTTGCAAGTGCTGGGAGACAGTAAACCATGCTCAGCAGACCAGGACCTAGCTGGACTGAGAGTTCCCCAGGGTCTAGCAGCACTTACGTCCCACCAGCTACCCTAAGATGGGAAAGTCCCCTACAGCAGCCCTTAAATGAGGATTGCTGCTGAACGCTTTAACTGATCATTTGTTTCATTGTGTCACCCATTTGCTTCTCGCTGGGGTGCTGGGCTCCCCTAATTAATCACTCTGTTTCCATCTTTATTTCAGAGACCTGTAGGGATGTCTTATGTCCGGGCAGTTCCACATGCGTGGTGGATCAAACTAACAACGCCTACTGTGTGACGTGTAACCAAATTTGCCCTGAGCCTACCTCCCCTGAGCAATATCTCTGCGGGAATGATGGCATAACTTACGCCAGTGCCTGCCACCTGAGGAAAGCCACCTGCTTGCTGGGCAGATCCATTGGATTAGCCTACGAAGGAAAATGCATCAGTAAGTATCTCAGCTGGACTGATCAGAGTGGAGGGAACTGAACTTGCAGTC harbors:
- the FST gene encoding follistatin isoform X2; amino-acid sequence: MLNQRIHPGMLLLLMFLCHFMEDHTAQAGNCWLRQARNGRCQVLYKTDLSKEECCKSGRLTTSWTEEDVNDNTLFKWMIFNGGAPNCIPCKETCENVDCGPGKKCKMNKKNKPRCVCAPDCSNITWKGPVCGLDGKTYRNECALLKARCKEQPELEVQYQGKCKKTCRDVLCPGSSTCVVDQTNNAYCVTCNQICPEPTSPEQYLCGNDGITYASACHLRKATCLLGRSIGLAYEGKCIKAKSCEDIQCSAGKKCLWDFKVGRGRCALCDELCPESKSDEAVCASDNTTYPSECAMKEAACSMGVLLEVKHSGSCN
- the FST gene encoding follistatin isoform X1; the protein is MLNQRIHPGMLLLLMFLCHFMEDHTAQAGNCWLRQARNGRCQVLYKTDLSKEECCKSGRLTTSWTEEDVNDNTLFKWMIFNGGAPNCIPCKETCENVDCGPGKKCKMNKKNKPRCVCAPDCSNITWKGPVCGLDGKTYRNECALLKARCKEQPELEVQYQGKCKKTCRDVLCPGSSTCVVDQTNNAYCVTCNQICPEPTSPEQYLCGNDGITYASACHLRKATCLLGRSIGLAYEGKCIKAKSCEDIQCSAGKKCLWDFKVGRGRCALCDELCPESKSDEAVCASDNTTYPSECAMKEAACSMGVLLEVKHSGSCNSINEDPEEEEEDEDQDYSFPISSILEW